In the genome of Thermoanaerobacterales bacterium, one region contains:
- a CDS encoding nodulation protein NfeD produces the protein MAFTATRVRAVLAGLALGLFLLAGMFGGLPGGAWAASRTGDVLVLSVDGPIVPVVARYVEKGLEKAAREGCQACIVELNTPGGLYDTTQEIVQSILNSRVPVVVYVHPAGGWAASAGTFITISGHVAAMAPGTRIGAAHPVGVQGEEIEGVPAEKITEDAAAWVRSIASMRGRDADRAEAAVVRSRSYTDEEALKYRLVDVRARDMSGLLTAVEGRQVKLIDGREVTLHTAGADVEHLPMSGLERFLLTLADPNIAYMLLSLGMLGLMIELFHPGILFPGVAGAVATILGLYSLGTLDASWSGILLIILAFGFFIAEVFVPSFGLLTVAGLVSLVTGSVMLFTESGPMTPLNWGVIGVVVAAVAACMILVGRAVIRAHRRKAVTGAEGLVGAVGETIAALEPCGEILLEGERWRAESLEGAIPPGERVEVVRLEGLKVYVRRRDGRNTGGSGG, from the coding sequence GTGGCTTTTACGGCAACGCGGGTCCGAGCGGTGCTGGCAGGTCTCGCCCTGGGCCTGTTCCTGCTGGCGGGAATGTTCGGCGGCCTGCCCGGGGGAGCCTGGGCCGCCTCCAGGACCGGAGATGTTCTGGTACTTTCTGTCGACGGGCCGATCGTGCCGGTGGTGGCGCGGTACGTCGAGAAGGGGCTTGAAAAGGCCGCCCGGGAAGGCTGCCAGGCCTGCATCGTCGAACTGAACACTCCCGGCGGGCTTTATGACACCACCCAGGAGATCGTGCAGTCCATTCTGAACTCCCGGGTCCCCGTCGTGGTCTACGTCCACCCTGCCGGGGGCTGGGCTGCGTCGGCCGGGACCTTCATCACCATCAGCGGCCACGTCGCCGCCATGGCCCCGGGCACCCGCATCGGCGCCGCCCACCCGGTGGGGGTGCAGGGAGAGGAGATCGAGGGCGTCCCCGCGGAGAAGATTACCGAGGACGCGGCGGCCTGGGTGCGCAGCATCGCCTCCATGCGCGGCCGTGACGCCGACCGCGCCGAGGCCGCGGTCGTCCGGTCCCGCTCCTATACCGACGAGGAGGCGCTGAAGTATCGCCTGGTGGACGTCCGGGCGCGCGACATGTCGGGATTGCTGACGGCCGTTGAAGGACGGCAGGTCAAACTGATCGACGGACGCGAGGTCACTTTGCACACCGCCGGGGCTGACGTGGAACACCTGCCCATGAGCGGCCTTGAGCGCTTCCTGCTGACGCTGGCCGATCCCAACATAGCCTACATGCTGCTTTCCCTGGGCATGCTGGGGCTGATGATCGAATTATTCCACCCGGGAATCCTTTTTCCCGGGGTGGCGGGGGCGGTGGCGACAATACTCGGTTTATATTCCCTCGGAACGCTTGATGCCTCGTGGAGCGGCATCCTGCTGATCATCCTGGCCTTCGGCTTCTTCATCGCCGAGGTCTTCGTGCCGAGCTTCGGGCTCCTGACGGTCGCGGGCCTTGTCTCCCTGGTGACCGGGTCGGTTATGCTCTTTACCGAATCCGGTCCCATGACCCCCCTGAACTGGGGCGTCATCGGTGTCGTGGTGGCCGCCGTTGCCGCCTGCATGATCCTCGTGGGGCGCGCGGTGATCAGGGCCCACCGGCGCAAGGCCGTGACCGGCGCCGAGGGTCTGGTGGGTGCGGTGGGGGAAACCATAGCCGCGCTCGAGCCGTGCGGAGAGATCCTCCTGGAAGGGGAGCGCTGGCGCGCGGAGAGCCTGGAAGGGGCGATCCCGCCCGGTGAACGGGTCGAGGTGGTACGCCTGGAGGGGCTCAAGGTTTACGTCCGGCGGCGTGACGGACGGAACACGGGCGGATCCGGAGGATAA